A genomic window from Eptesicus fuscus isolate TK198812 chromosome 19, DD_ASM_mEF_20220401, whole genome shotgun sequence includes:
- the GFUS gene encoding GDP-L-fucose synthase, with protein sequence MGEPQGSTRILVTGGSGLVGRAIQKVVADGARLPGEDWVFVSSKDADLTDAAQTRALFEKVRPTHVIHLAAMVGGLFRNIKYNLDFWRKNVHINDNVLHSAFEVGARKVVSCLSTCIFPDKTTYPIDETMIHNGPPHSSNFGYSYAKRMIDVQNRAYFQQHGCTFTAVIPTNVFGPHDNFNIEDGHVLPGLIHKVHLAKSRGSALTVWGTGKPRRQFIYSLDLARLFLWVLREYSEVEPIILSVGEEDEVSIQEAAEAVVEAMDFHGEVTFDTTKSDGQFKKTASNGKLRAYLPDFRFTPFKQAVKETCAWFSDNYEQARK encoded by the exons ATGGGGGAGCCCCAGGGGTCCACGCGGATCCTAGTGACAGGGGGCTCTGGGCTGGTGGGCAGAGCCATCCAGAAGGTGGTAGCAGACGGGGCCAGGTTGCCAGGAGAGGACTGGGTGTTCGTCTCCTCCAAGGACGCCGATCTCAC GGATGCCGCGCAGACGCGAGCCCTGTTCGAGAAGGTCCGGCCCACGCACGTCATCCATCTTGCTGCCATGGTGGGGGGCCTGTTCCGGAATATTAAATACAACCTGGACTTCTGG aggaaAAATGTGCACATCAATGACAACGTCCTGCACTCGGCCTTCGAGGTGGGAGCACGCAAGGTGGTCTCCTGCCTGTCCACCTGCATCTTCCCTGACAAGACCACCTACCCTATCGATGAGACCATG atCCACAACGGGCCCCCGCACAGCAGCAATTTTGGCTACTCCTACGCCAAGCGGATGATCGACGTGCAGAACAG GGCCTACTTCCAGCAGCACGGCTGCACCTTCACCGCCGTCATCCCCACCAACGTCTTCGGGCCCCACGACAACTTCAACATCGAGGACGGCCACGTGCTGCCCGGCCTGATCCACAAGGTGCACCTGGCTAAGA GCAGGGGCTCGGCCCTGACGGTGTGGGGCACAGGGAAGCCCCGGAGGCAGTTCATCTACTCACTG GACCTGGCCCGGCTCTTCCTCTGGGTCCTGCGGGAGTACAGTGAGGTGGAGCCCATCATCCTGTCAG TGGGCGAGGAGGATGAAGTCTCCATCCAGGAGGCTGCCGAGGCCGTGGTGGAGGCCATGGACTTCCACGGGGAGGTCACC TTTGATACAACCAAGTCGGACGGGCAGTTTAAGAAGACGGCCAGTAACGGCAAGCTGCGGGCCTACCTGCCCGACTTCCGGTTCACGCCCTTCAAGCAGG CTGTGAAGGAGACCTGTGCCTGGTTCAGTGACAACTACGAGCAGGCGCGGAAGTGA
- the PYCR3 gene encoding pyrroline-5-carboxylate reductase 3, with protein MAAVAAAKPTSRRVGFVGAGRMAEAIAQGLIRAGKVEAQQVLASAPTDRNLCHFRALGCQTTHSNQEVLQSCSLVFFATKPHVLPAVLAEVAPVVTAEHILVSVAAGVSLSSLEELLPPNTRVLRVSPNLPCVVQEGAMVLARGRHVGRGEVELLQTLLEACGQCEEVPEAQVDIHTGLSGSGVAFVCVFSEALAEGAVKMGMPSGLAHRIAAQTLLGTAKMLLQKGQHPALLRTDVCTPGGTTIHGLHALEQGGLRAATMSAVEAATCRAQELSRK; from the exons ATGGCGGCGGTAGCGGCTGCGAAACCGACCTCTCGGCGCGTGGGCTTCGTGGGCGCGGGCCGCATGGCGGAGGCCATCGCGCAGGGCCTCATCCGAGCAG GGAAAGTGGAAGCCCAGCAGGTGCTGGCCAGTGCCCCGACGGACAGGAACCTCTGTCACTTCCGG GCTCTGGGCTGCCAGACCACCCACTCCAACCAGGAGGTGCTTCAGAGCTGCTCACTCGTCTTCTTCGCCACCAAGCCCCACGTCTTGCCAGCCGTCCTGGCAGAGGTGGCCCCTGTGGTCACCGCTGAGCACATCCTGGTGTctgtggctgccggggtctctctgagctccctggaggag CTGCTTCCTCCGAACACGCGGGTGCTGCGGGTCTCCCCCAACCTGCCTTGCGTGGTCCAGGAGGGGGCCATGGTGCTGGCCCGGGGCCGCCACGTGGGGAGAGGCGAGGTCGAGCTCCTGCAGACGCTGCTGGAGGCCTGCGGGCAGTGCGAGGAGGTGCCTGAGGCCCAGGTGGACATCCACACGGGCCTCAGTGGCAGTGGCGTGGCCTTT GTGTGCGTGTTCTCTGAGGCCCTGGCTGAGGGCGCCGTCAAGATGGGCATGCCCAGTGGCCTGGCTCACCGCATCGCCGCCCAGACCCTGCTG gGAACAGCCAAGATGCTGCTGCAGAAGGGGCAGCACCCGGCCCTGCTGCGGACGGACGTGTGCACGCCGGGCGGCACCACCATTCACGGGCTTCACGCCCTGGAGCAGGGCGGGCTGCGGGCAGCCACCATGAGCGCCGTGGAGGCCGCCACCTGCCGGGCCCAGGAGCTCAGCAGGAAGTAG